In Cicer arietinum cultivar CDC Frontier isolate Library 1 chromosome 1, Cicar.CDCFrontier_v2.0, whole genome shotgun sequence, one DNA window encodes the following:
- the LOC101513200 gene encoding uncharacterized protein isoform X2 has product MDHLLRSARACRLRYRSLPSSQTLISHFSRRLHSFPIESASARSTSFVSDVSSSRRDLGSYSLLPAILAGIFGIRLVETAYADQANEDVQEIAKKERQRIQELLTTRGIRQGSYPRFNVAVKGQKVSIKFQIPPGCEVSQLIANLTAHLGLKSEGNGGGSDMILRSWDSTVAWQLTLTHPSNKKHTQQNEPSSIDTNAHDEDLCILIFHSLIGSDKVEIEFMKQGNLSPQELDAFISVLQLAGNKLVERNPLEGKPREDTEHTPSLDKSISSLEAMGVRTYGLNEPIGTSNGEISWDNIAGYEHQKRVIEDTILLALHSPEVYDDIARGTRHKFESNKPRAVLFEGPPGTGKTSCARVIANQAGVPLLYVPLEVVMSEFYGKSERLLGKVFSLANDLPNGAIIFLDEIDSFAAARDSEMHEATRRILSVLLRQIDGFEQDKKVVVIAATNRKEDLDPALISRFDTMITFGLPDHHNRQQIASKYAKHLSKAELDELARVTEDMSGRDIRDVCLQAERSWASKIIRGQISKDDEEVNLPHLQEYIECATNRREALLSTAAKRKLQSSSRNRIISD; this is encoded by the exons ATGGACCATCTGCTTAGATCAGCTCGTGCTTGCCGTTTACGTTACCGTTCACTTCCTTCTTCTCAAACCCTAATTTCTCACTTCTCACGCCGCCTTCACTCATTTCCCA TAGAATCTGCATCTGCTCGATCCACCTCCTTTGTTTCCGATGTTTCGAGTTCGCGACGGGATTTAGGATCGTATTCGTTGCTTCCTGCTATTTTGGCTGGGATTTTTGGAATTCGATTGGTGGAAACGGCTTATGCAGATCAAGCTAATGAGGATGTGCAAGAAATTGCTAAGAAAGAGCGTCAGAGAATTCAGGAGTTGCTTACAACTAGGGGAATTCGACAAGGTTCTTATCCTCGCTTCAATGTCGCTGTTAAAGGCCAGAAg GTCAGTATCAAGTTTCAAATTCCTCCTGGTTGTGAAGTTTCACAACTTATTGCAAATCTTACTGCACATCTTGGACTGAAATCTGAAGGCAATGGTGGTGGTTCAGATATGATTTTGCGTTCTTGGGACAG CACAGTTGCTTGGCAACTTACCCTTACTCAtccatcaaataaaaaacatactCAACAGAATGAACCGTCATCGATAGATACAAATGCACATGATGAAGATCTATGTATACTTATCTTTCATTCTCTTATTGGCTCAGATAAAGTT GAAATTGAATTTATGAAGCAAGGGAACTTGAGTCCCCAAGAGCTTGATGCTTTCATATCTGTTTTACAATTAGCTGGTAACAAGTTGGTAGAAAGAAACCCCCTAGAAGGAAAGCCAAGGGAAGACACTGAACATACGCCATCTCTAGATAAATCTATTTCTAGTCTTGAGGCCATGGGAGTAAGAACATATGGACTCAATGAACCCATAGGTACATCAAATGGTGAGATATCATGGGACAACATTGCCGGGTACGAGCATCAAAAACG GGTAATAGAAGATACAATACTATTGGCTTTGCATAGTCCTGAAGTATATGATGATATTGCTCGAGGGACTCGGCATAAGTTTGAGTCTAACAAACCTCGAGCCGTGTTGTTTGAAGGTCCACCAG GTACAGGGAAAACCTCTTGTGCCCGTGTTATTGCCAATCAAGCG GGTGTCCCTTTGCTCTATGTGCCCCTTGAGGTAGTCATGTCTGAGTTCTACGGTAAAAGTGAACGCCTTCTAGGGAAAGTGTTTTCTCTAGCAAACGATCTTCCTAATGGTGCTATTATATTTTTGGATGAG ATTGATTCTTTTGCTGCTGCTCGTGATAGTGAAATGCATGAAGCTACACGTAGAATATTGTCAGTATTACTGCGACAG ATAGATGGCTTTGAGCAGGATAAGAAAGTGGTTGTCATTGCTGCCACAAATAGAAAGGAAGACCTTGATCCTGCATTAATTAG TCGGTTTGATACTATGATCACTTTTGGTTTACCTGATCATCATAATCGTCAGCAGATAGCATCCAAATATGCAAAGCACCTGTCCAAAGCCGAACTTGATGAACTTGCAAGAGTTACAGAAGA TATGTCTGGAAGAGATATTAGAGATGTTTGTCTGCAAGCGGAACGATCCTGGGCATCAAAG ATTATTCGGGGACAAATATCCAAAGATGACGAAGAAGTGAACCTTCCACATTTACAAGAATATATAGAGTGCGCCACAAACCGACGGGAAGCGCTGCTTAGTACTGCTGCAAAGAGGAAGCTCCAAAGTTCTTCCCGAAACAGGATAATAAGTGACTAA
- the LOC101514175 gene encoding pyrophosphate--fructose 6-phosphate 1-phosphotransferase subunit beta: MKSKFVELSSDYIYPYRNQGGFDMICSGRDKIETPEQFKQAEETVKKLDLDGLVVIGGDDSNTNACLLAENFRSKNLKTQVLGCPKTIDGDLKCKEVPTSFGFDTACKIYAEMIGNVMIDARSTGKYYHFVRLMGRAASHITLECALQTHPNVTIIGEEVAAKKLTLKNVTDYIVDVICKRAEDNYNYGVILIPEGLIDFIPEVQQLIAELNEILAHDIVDEGGLWKKKLADQSLELFEFLPQAIQEQLMLERDPHGNVQVAKIETEKMLIEMVETELGKRKQEGKYKGEFKGQSHFFGYEGRCGLPTNFDANYCYALGYGAGALLQSGKTGLISSVGNLCAPVEEWTVGGTALTSLMDVERRHGKFKPVIKKAMVELEGAPFKKFASLRDEWALKNCYVSPGPIQFTGPGSDAVSHTLLLESGF, from the exons ATGAAATCCAAATTTGTTGAACTTAGCTCTGATTATATTTATCCTTACAGAAAtcag GGTGGTTTTGACATGATTTGCAGTGGGAGGGACAAGATCGAAACTCCAGAGCAG TTTAAACAAGCTGAAGAAACAGTAAAGAAGCTAGACTTGGATGGGCTTGTTGTTATTGGTGGAGATGACTCAAACACCAATGCATGCCTCCTTGCCGAGAACTTCAG GagcaaaaatttaaaaacacagGTGCTTGGATGCCCTAAAACCATTGATGGAGATTTGAAATGCAAAGAAGTTCCCACAAGCTTTGGGTTTGATACTGCATGCAAG ATATATGCAGAAATGATTGGAAATGTTATGATAGATGCTCGATCAACCGGAAAATATTACCATT TTGTGAGACTTATGGGGCGTGCAGCTTCACACATTACACTGGAATGTGCTCTACAAACTCATCCAAACGTTACTATTATTGGAGAAGAG GTTGCTGCAAAGAAGCTGACACTGAAAAATGTCACTGACTATATTGTAGATGTTATCTGTAAAAGAGCCGAAGATAATTATAACTATGGGGTCATTCTTATTCCTGAAGGTCTAATTGATTTCATTCCCGAG GTCCAGCAACTTATTGCGGAACTCAATGAAATTCTTGCTCATGATATTGTAGATGAGGGTGGTTTGTGGAAGAAGAAACTCGCTGATCAGTCTTTGGAGCTTTTTGAATTTTTACCTCAAGCAATTCAAGAACAATTGATGCTTGAAAGAGATCCACATGGAAACGTTCAG GTTGCCAAAATAGAAACAGAGAAGATGCTTATCGAAATGGTTGAAACTGAGTTGGGGAAGAGAAAACAAGAAGGCAAATATAAAGGAGAATTTAAAGGGCAGTCTCACTTTTTCGg TTATGAAGGGAGATGTGGTTTGCCAACTAATTTTGATGCTAATTATTGCTATGCTCTGGGTTATGGTGCTGGAGCCCTCCTTCAGAGCGGCAAGACTGGTCTAATATCATCG GTTGGGAACCTATGTGCTCCAGTTGAAGAGTGGACAGTTGGTGGAACTGCACTCACTTCACTGATGGATGTGGAGAGGAGACACG GTAAATTCAAGCCCGTGATCAAGAAGGCAATGGTGGAGCTTGAAG GGGCACCCTTCAAAAAATTTGCCTCCTTGCGTGACGAGTGGGCCCTGAAGAATTGCTACGTCAGTCCAG GTCCAATTCAATTCACTGGCCCAGGATCTGATGCAGTTAGTCACACTCTACTTTTGGAGTCTGGATTTTAA
- the LOC101513200 gene encoding uncharacterized protein isoform X1 codes for MDHLLRSARACRLRYRSLPSSQTLISHFSRRLHSFPKVESASARSTSFVSDVSSSRRDLGSYSLLPAILAGIFGIRLVETAYADQANEDVQEIAKKERQRIQELLTTRGIRQGSYPRFNVAVKGQKVSIKFQIPPGCEVSQLIANLTAHLGLKSEGNGGGSDMILRSWDSTVAWQLTLTHPSNKKHTQQNEPSSIDTNAHDEDLCILIFHSLIGSDKVEIEFMKQGNLSPQELDAFISVLQLAGNKLVERNPLEGKPREDTEHTPSLDKSISSLEAMGVRTYGLNEPIGTSNGEISWDNIAGYEHQKRVIEDTILLALHSPEVYDDIARGTRHKFESNKPRAVLFEGPPGTGKTSCARVIANQAGVPLLYVPLEVVMSEFYGKSERLLGKVFSLANDLPNGAIIFLDEIDSFAAARDSEMHEATRRILSVLLRQIDGFEQDKKVVVIAATNRKEDLDPALISRFDTMITFGLPDHHNRQQIASKYAKHLSKAELDELARVTEDMSGRDIRDVCLQAERSWASKIIRGQISKDDEEVNLPHLQEYIECATNRREALLSTAAKRKLQSSSRNRIISD; via the exons ATGGACCATCTGCTTAGATCAGCTCGTGCTTGCCGTTTACGTTACCGTTCACTTCCTTCTTCTCAAACCCTAATTTCTCACTTCTCACGCCGCCTTCACTCATTTCCCA AAGTAGAATCTGCATCTGCTCGATCCACCTCCTTTGTTTCCGATGTTTCGAGTTCGCGACGGGATTTAGGATCGTATTCGTTGCTTCCTGCTATTTTGGCTGGGATTTTTGGAATTCGATTGGTGGAAACGGCTTATGCAGATCAAGCTAATGAGGATGTGCAAGAAATTGCTAAGAAAGAGCGTCAGAGAATTCAGGAGTTGCTTACAACTAGGGGAATTCGACAAGGTTCTTATCCTCGCTTCAATGTCGCTGTTAAAGGCCAGAAg GTCAGTATCAAGTTTCAAATTCCTCCTGGTTGTGAAGTTTCACAACTTATTGCAAATCTTACTGCACATCTTGGACTGAAATCTGAAGGCAATGGTGGTGGTTCAGATATGATTTTGCGTTCTTGGGACAG CACAGTTGCTTGGCAACTTACCCTTACTCAtccatcaaataaaaaacatactCAACAGAATGAACCGTCATCGATAGATACAAATGCACATGATGAAGATCTATGTATACTTATCTTTCATTCTCTTATTGGCTCAGATAAAGTT GAAATTGAATTTATGAAGCAAGGGAACTTGAGTCCCCAAGAGCTTGATGCTTTCATATCTGTTTTACAATTAGCTGGTAACAAGTTGGTAGAAAGAAACCCCCTAGAAGGAAAGCCAAGGGAAGACACTGAACATACGCCATCTCTAGATAAATCTATTTCTAGTCTTGAGGCCATGGGAGTAAGAACATATGGACTCAATGAACCCATAGGTACATCAAATGGTGAGATATCATGGGACAACATTGCCGGGTACGAGCATCAAAAACG GGTAATAGAAGATACAATACTATTGGCTTTGCATAGTCCTGAAGTATATGATGATATTGCTCGAGGGACTCGGCATAAGTTTGAGTCTAACAAACCTCGAGCCGTGTTGTTTGAAGGTCCACCAG GTACAGGGAAAACCTCTTGTGCCCGTGTTATTGCCAATCAAGCG GGTGTCCCTTTGCTCTATGTGCCCCTTGAGGTAGTCATGTCTGAGTTCTACGGTAAAAGTGAACGCCTTCTAGGGAAAGTGTTTTCTCTAGCAAACGATCTTCCTAATGGTGCTATTATATTTTTGGATGAG ATTGATTCTTTTGCTGCTGCTCGTGATAGTGAAATGCATGAAGCTACACGTAGAATATTGTCAGTATTACTGCGACAG ATAGATGGCTTTGAGCAGGATAAGAAAGTGGTTGTCATTGCTGCCACAAATAGAAAGGAAGACCTTGATCCTGCATTAATTAG TCGGTTTGATACTATGATCACTTTTGGTTTACCTGATCATCATAATCGTCAGCAGATAGCATCCAAATATGCAAAGCACCTGTCCAAAGCCGAACTTGATGAACTTGCAAGAGTTACAGAAGA TATGTCTGGAAGAGATATTAGAGATGTTTGTCTGCAAGCGGAACGATCCTGGGCATCAAAG ATTATTCGGGGACAAATATCCAAAGATGACGAAGAAGTGAACCTTCCACATTTACAAGAATATATAGAGTGCGCCACAAACCGACGGGAAGCGCTGCTTAGTACTGCTGCAAAGAGGAAGCTCCAAAGTTCTTCCCGAAACAGGATAATAAGTGACTAA
- the LOC101513829 gene encoding plastid-lipid-associated protein, chloroplastic-like: MASLSHLNQQLLSTNTLPFTPLNSTPSISPPTIGFRSKSFGRPIVASADVSRRVVYVHAVTSDDEWGPDRDVPYAGVAVAVEEKPVETETDKLKKALVDSFYGTDRGLKASSETRAEIVELISQLEAKNPTPAPTDALTLLNGKWILVYTSFAGLFPLLSSGTLPLVKVEEISQTIDSEAFTVQNSVRFAGPLTTTSISTNAKFEVRSPKRVQIKFDEGIIGTPQLTDSLEIPENVEFLGQRIDLTPFKGILTSVQNTASSVVRTISNQPPLKFPISNNKAQSWLLTTYLDEELRISRGDGGGVFVLIKEGSSLLTNQRN; the protein is encoded by the exons ATGGCTTCTCTCTCTCACCTCAACCAACAACTTCTCAGCACAAACACTCTCCCATTCACTCCTCTCAACTCCACACCTTCAATTTCGCCACCGACCATCGGATTTCGCAGCAAGTCTTTCGGAAGACCGATTGTCGCATCGGCCGATGTTTCGAGGCGGGTGGTCTACGTCCATGCCGTGACTAGCGACGATGAGTGGGGTCCAGATAGGGATGTGCCTTATGCTGGTGTGGCGGTTGCGGTGGAGGAGAAACCGGTGGAGACTGAGACGGATAAACTGAAGAAGGCTTTGGTGGATAGTTTTTATGGGACCGATCGTGGACTTAAAGCGAGCAGTGAAACGAGAGCGGAGATTGTTGAGCTTATTAGCCAGCTTGAAGCTAAGAATCCAACCCCTGCTCCCACTGATGCATTGACTCTGCTCAACGGAAAATGGATTCTCGT GTATACATCCTTTGCAGGTTTATTTCCATTGCTGTCGAGTGGAACACTGCCATTAGTTAAGGTTGAAGAAATATCTCAGACTATTGACTCTGAAGCTTTTACTGTCCAAAACTCTGTTCGGTTTGCTGGTCCATTGACTACCACCTCCATTAGTACCAACGCCAAATTTGAAGTTCGAAGTCCAAAACGTGTTCAG ATCAAGTTTGACGAAGGTATCATAGGCACTCCACAACTGACAGACTCATTAGAGATACCAGAAAACGTGGAATTTTTGGGGCAAAGGATTGATCTTACACCATTCAAAGGCATACTTACTTCTGTCCAAAACACTGCCTCATCAGTTGTGAGAACAATTTCCAATCAGCCTCCATTGAAGTTCCCAATTTCAAACAACAAGGCTCAATCATGGTTACTTACTACATACCTTGATGAAGAACTACGCATCTCAAGGGGTGATGGCGGCGGTGTGTTTGTTCTTATCAAGGAAGGCAGTTCTCTTTTGACAAACCAAAGAAACTAA
- the LOC101512874 gene encoding plant UBX domain-containing protein 4-like encodes MASRDNKKASSSRAGRIRPLSDLNRPSADSDSDSDGPQEYYTGGEKSGMLVQDPSKGNDVDAIFNQARQLGAVERPLDQLQEPPRSTSFTGTGRLLSGETVQSTSQSQQPESIVHNIVFWSNGFTVNDGPLRRLDDPTNASFLESIKKSECPKELEPEDRKSSVNVNLIRRNENYREPEKSQASFQGVGRTLGSSSTSTAPETHNAPTSAPPPSAGLVVDQSLPSTSIQLRLADGTRLISHFNYHHTIGDIRGFIDASRPGGRRNYQLQLMGFPPKVLADETQTIEQAGLANSVVMQKF; translated from the exons ATGGCGTCGCGGGACAACAAGAAGGCATCCAGTAGTCGAGCTGGAAGAATTCGCCCTCTTTCCGATCTGAACCGACCATCCGCTGATTCCGACAGCGACTCCGATGGCCCTCAAGAGTATTACACCGGCGGCGAGAAAag TGGAATGCTTGTCCAGGACCCTTCAAAAGGAAATGATGTGGATGCAATTTTCAACCAAGCTAGGCAACTTGGAGCTGTGGAAAGGCCTCTTGATCAGCTTCAGGAACCTCCAAGGTCAACAAGCTTTACTGGAACTGGCAGGTTACTCTCAGGAGAAACTGTGCAGTCTACTTCTCAATCTCAGCAACCTGAATCTATTGTTCACAACATTGTTTTTTGGAGTAATGGTTTCACCGTAAATGATGGACCTTTGAGGAGATTGGATGATCCTACAAATGCCTCATTTTTGGAG AGCATTAAAAAATCTGAATGCCCCAAAGAGCTTGAACCTGAAGATAGGAAGTCATCTGTAAATGTCAACCTCATAAGGAGGAATGAGAACTATCGT GAACCCGAAAAGAGCCAAGCTTCATTTCAGGGAGTGGGAAGAACACTTGGGAGCAGCTCCACTTCAACCGCACCAGAGACCCACAACGCCCCCACCTCAGCTCCGCCCCCTTCTGCTGGTCTGGTGGTTGATCAGTCACTGCCATCAACTTCAATACAACTCAGGTTAGCGGATGGAACCCGCTTGATATCACATTTCAATTATCACCACACAATCGGTGACATTCGTGGCTTCATTGATGCGTCTAGACCTGGGGGTCGGCGGAATTATCAACTTCAGCTGATGGGTTTCCC
- the LOC101513522 gene encoding uncharacterized protein produces MEPQVLSPSSSGKRTNCNSPEFEFWMLRNPSFPQPNLLTADELFVDGVLLPLHLLSTTNKSDPPQQTPKIDPFIHDPDPDPQPESSPAITDSSSSSSSTFSSSKRWKDIFRKGEKKNTENNTEEKDKEKEKKNKKKERKNGSGSSSAELNINIWPFSRSRSAGNTGTRPKLFPGASVPRKVNSAPCSRSNSTGDSKSKKWPSSPGRAGVHVGRSSPVWQVRRGGSKNSEQHQTTNIEKALKRETAASRRSKVVPGGGAKARVLNLNVPMCIGYRHHLSCRSDENGAVGVSSVAATNGGADVRGNNGGECHHDEGSGGNLFNLRNLFTKKSIVTSH; encoded by the coding sequence ATGGAGCCTCAAGTATTGTCACCAAGTAGCAGCGGCAAAAGAACAAATTGCAATTCACCCGAATTCGAGTTTTGGATGCTCCGAAACCCATCTTTTCCACAACCCAATCTTCTCACTGCTGACGAACTTTTCGTCGACGGTGTCCTCCTTCCACTCCACCTTCTCTCCACCACAAATAAATCCGACCCACCACAACAAACACCCAAAATAGACCCATTCATCCACGACCCGGATCCGGATCCTCAACCTGAATCTTCACCAGCTATAAcagattcttcttcttcttcttcttccacttTCTCATCGTCCAAGCGATGGAAAGATATTTTCCGAAAAGGTGAGAAAAAAAACACAGAAAACAACACTGAAGAGAAAGAtaaagagaaagagaagaagaacaagaagaaagagagaaaaaacgGAAGCGGTTCAAGTTCTGCAGAGTTAAACATCAATATATGGCCATTTTCACGAAGCAGGTCTGCCGGAAATACGGGTACCCGACCCAAATTGTTTCCCGGAGCTTCGGTACCCCGAAAAGTTAACAGCGCGCCGTGTTCCCGGAGCAACTCTACCGGAGATTCAAAGTCGAAGAAATGGCCTAGTAGTCCGGGTCGGGCTGGAGTCCATGTCGGTCGGAGCAGTCCGGTCTGGCAGGTTCGCCGCGGCGGTTCCAAAAACTCTGAGCAGCATCAAACGACAAACATCGAGAAAGCGTTAAAGAGAGAAACCGCCGCGAGTCGCCGGAGCAAGGTGGTTCCCGGCGGCGGAGCGAAAGCTAGGGTTTTGAATCTGAATGTTCCCATGTGTATTGGTTATAGACATCATTTGAGCTGCAGAAGTGACGAGAATGGGGCCGTAGGTGTAAGTAGCGTCGCCGCCACGAACGGTGGCGCTGATGTCCGTGGTAATAACGGTGGTGAGTGTCATCACGATGAAGGAAGTGGCGGTAATCTTTTTAATCTACGTAACCTCTTCACCAAAAAAAGCATAGTAACTTCTCACTAG